DNA from Leucobacter aridicollis:
GTAACCCCGCGTACCAAACGGATCGCGCTTCAGCGTGACGGCGCCGTTCGCCGTGACGACCCAGTCGGGCCGAATGCCCAGGCGCTCGACGATTGGCAGGGTCGCGTCGACGGATCGCCCGGTGGAGACGATGACCTCCTGGCCGGATTCGTGCAGCGTGCGGATCGCCTCTGCGAGCTCGGGATCGATGATCCCGCCAGCGGCATGGTCACCCGCGCCTTCAAACCCGTGACGCAGCACGGTTCCGTCGAGGTCGAGGGCGATGATGTGGCGATCCTGCATTGATTACGTTCCTTCTACCGGGCTGAGTACTTCAAGTCCACCGAGGTACGGGCGCAGCGCCTCGGGAACAGTCACGCTGCCGTCAGCGTTCTGGTGGGTTTCGAGGATCGCGACGATCCAGCGAGTCGTGGCCAGCGTGCCGTTGAGCGTCGCGACCGGCGCGGTCTTGCCGCTCTCGGTGCGGAAGCGCGTCTGCAGTCGGCGCGACTGGAAGGTGGTGCAGTTTGAGGTCGACGTGAGCTCGCGGAAGGTGCCCTGCGTCGGGACCCACGCCTCGATGTCGAACTTGCGCGCAGCGCTGGAGCCGAGGTCGCCTGCGGCGACGTCGATCACGCGGTAGCTCAGGCCGAGGGCCTGCAGCATTTCCTCCTGCCAGGCGACGAGGCGGTCGTGCTCGGCCTCCGCATTCGCGGGATCGGTGTAGACGAACATCTCGAGCTTGTTGAACTGGTGCACGCGCAAGATGCCACGGGTGTCCTTGCCGTGCGAGCCGGCCTCGCTGCGGTAGCAGGTCGACCAGCCAGCGTAGCGGACGGGCCCGCGCGAGATGTCGAGGATCTCATCGGAGTGGTACCCGGCCAGCGCGACCTCGCTCGTGCCGGTGAGGTACAGATCCTGATCCTCCAGGTGATACACCTCGTCGGCGTGCTCACCGAGGAAGCCCGTTCCGCCCATGATTTCGGGCTTCACGAGCGTCGGGGTGATGAGCGGGGTGAAATCGTTGCGCATCGCGAGGTCGAGGGCCATGTTCATGAGCGCGATCTCGAGACGCGCGCCAACGCCGCGCAGGAAGTAGAAGCGTGCGCCGGAGACCTTCGCGCCGCGCTCCATATCGATCGCGCCGAGGAGTTCGCCGAGGGCGAGGTGTTCGCGCGGCTCAAAATCGAACTCGGGAATCTCGCCGACGGTGCGGAGCGTGACAAAGTTGTCTTCACCGCCTGCGGGGACGCCGTCGATGACAATGTTCTCAATGCGCGAGGCAACGCGCTCGAACTCCTGGTCGGCTTCCTTCGCGCGAGCCTCGGCTGCCTTCACCTGCGCAGCGAACTCCTGCGCCTTGGCGATGAGCGCGGGCTTGTCTTCCTTCGCAGCGGTCTTCACGGTTTCGCCGACCGACTTCTGCTCCGAGCGCAGCCGCTCGAACTCGCCACGTGCCTCGCGGCGGGCGGCATCAGCCGCGAGCGCCTCGTCTACAACCGACTCATCGTTGCCTCGGGCGCGCTGCGAGCGCTTCACGACGTCGGGATCGTTGCGGAGAAGTACTGGATCGATCACCCCCTTAGCCTAGCGCGCCGGGCTCGCGGCTACGATTGATCCATGAGTATGGTCCCCAGCCGCACGCAGCCGCACGCAGCGGTTGTGTACCACCCGCTGAAAACTGACGTCGCGGGGCTGCGGAGCGCCGTCGAGGCGGCCGAGGCGAAAGCCGGCTGGTCGAGCACGCGATGGTACGAGACTGAGGCCGAGGACGCGGGGCTTGCCGCGGCGAAGCGCGCCATTGCTCACGGGGCAAGCGTCGTGCTCGGCGCCGGCGGGGACGGCACGGTTCGCGCGATCGCCGAGGGCCTCAGGTATACGGAGGTGCCGCTCGCGATCGTGCCCCAGGGCACGGGCAACCTGCTCGCCCGCAACATCGGCATGCCGCTGGGCGACCTCCAGGCGGCGGTGGAGGCCGCCTTCTTCGGATCGGGACGAACCATTGACCTCGGGAGCATGACGATCGTGCGCCCCGCGGATGAGCACGGCGCCTCGGACGAGGAGGAGCACGCCTTTCTGGTGCTCGCCGGCATGGGGCTCGATGCTCGCGCGATTCGGGCGACGCGGTCGAAGCTGAAGAAGCGAGTCGGCTGGCTCGCCTACGTCGACGCCGGCGTGCGCACGATGGTCAAAGATAAGCCCCTCGAGATCCAGTATTCGATGGACGGCTCGGAGGCCAAGCGCCTCACCGTCTACACCGTGATGATCGGCAACTGCGGCCTGCTTCCCGGCGGCGTGCTGCTCATCCCTGACGCGAGCATCGACGACGGGCTACTCGACGTCGTCGCGCTTCGGCCGCTCGGTCCGTTCTCGTGGATCAGGATCTGGAACAAGATCGGCTGGGAGAACGGCGTGCTTAGGAAGACGAAGGCGGGGCGCCGGATCATTGACCTCGTCAACGACACGAAGAACGTGACCTATGTCCGCGCTCGAGAGTACTCGCTTGCCGTGGAGGGCCCTGAGCCTGTTCAGCTCGACGGCGATGACTTCGGCCTTGCGGTCGAGGTCCGCGGCCAGGTGGACCCGGGTGCCCTCATCGTCCGCGTGCTTCCCGGCTGGCAGCGGCCTGAATAACATCGCCCTACCTCGACGCCGGTTGACCGGGAGTTGTCCGGCTCGAAGAAGCCGCCACCGCCGCGGCCGGGCGGTCAGTCTCGGCTGAGCCGTCGTTCGCGGGCTTCTCCGGGGTGGCGGGCCCCTCGCCCTCGGCGTCGTCCGTGGCAGCCCCCTCCGTGGTGGCGCCCTCGGCGCTGTCGGCGTTGTCGGCGCTCGCCGCAGGGTCGACACAGTCTCGCGACAGCGGCGGGAGCTCTGTCCGCTGTGGCTGCGCGGCGGCGGGGGCGCCGGGCTCTCCCGTCACATCCGAGTAGGGGGCGTTGCTGAGGGGGAACACGTTCCACGCCTCCGCGTCGCGCGCGACAGGGTTGAACGAGTGCGCGTAGCTGCGGTCCTCGCCCTCGACCCAGCTGTCCGGCGGGGTTGGCTCGTCTTCGCCCATTGTGGTGAGCGGGTTGCCGTCCTGGTCGTACAGCCGCACTGCCTCGAGCAGGTTCCCCGCGCAGTCGTAGGCGTAGATGTTGGTGATCTGTCCACCGTTGTGGGCGAGGCCCTGGTAGCTCATGTCCTCGACGATGTAGTCGACCCTCGGGGTGCTGATGTTCGCCCAGCTTGCGACGAGGAACGGCACCGTGAGGATCACGGCGGCGACGTTGGCGATATCACGCACGCGGACGAGCCACTGGTGTGGCAGCCACCGTCCCCGTCCCCACTGCACGCTCACAACGATCAAGGCGAGCGTAAATACGAGCGACCAGAAGGAGATCGGAAAGCCGTTGACGAGCGGATGCTGGAGCAGCAATAGCGCGACCCAGGCGCCGACGACGGCGCGCAGCACCCACCAGACGGGGCGAAGGGAGACCATCAGGTCACGGAACCCCTGCCTGCCGGGAGTCGCGTCGAACCACGTGGCGCCCCGCTGCTTCAGGCGTTCTACCCGTTCGGCAGTCGTGAGCTTCGCGGGCTTCGCGGTGGCGCGGACGGGGAGACCTGCGGCCTGCCGAAGCTCTTCCGCGTAGTGCGCGGCGTCGCCGAGTGAATCCAGCGAGTCGCCCTCGCTGAGGCGCTCGGTGATGTCTGCCCCCAGGCCGTCGAGGAGCTCGTCAAGCTCGTCCGTCGGAAGATCGCTCAGATGGGAGCGAACCTCGGCGGTGAACGCCTCGGCCCGCTGGGCGTTGGTCTGTGAGACGCTGACGTTCATGCTGGGGCTCCTTCTGGGCTCGTCGAGGGTGTCGCGGGCGAGATCAGCGCGCTGAGTGTTTCCGAGAACTGGCGCCAGCTGCCGCGCTGCTCGTCGAGCAGTTCCCGCCCGCTCGGGGTGATGCTGTAGTACTTCCGGTGGGGCCCGCCGTCGGACGGGACGACGTAGGTTGAGAGCGCGCCTGCCGCGTAGAGCCGTCGAAGCGTTCCGTAGACCGAGGCGTCGCCGACCTCGTCGAGCCCCGCATCGCGAAGGCGCCTGACGACGTCGTAGCCGTAGCCGTCCTCGCGCTCCACGACAGCGAGAACGGCGGCGTCGAGCACGCCCTTCAGTAGCTGTGTTCCGTCCACCCGGAACCCCCTTCGTTATTCGCCGGTACGCACTAGTGTGCATTACGCAATAGTGCGGTGTCAAGAATATCGTGTGCCATCGGCCGCACGGCACCGCCCCAGCACATCGTTCTAGTGAGCGCACACCTTATGGGGCAGACTTAAGATGTGCTTCCGAGAGAATCATGTGCTCGTGCGAAAGCCGAACCTCGAACGCCCCAGCCCCGCAGAGCCCCATTCCTGCAAGGCACCCCCTGAACAACGGTTGGCAAGGGGGTCTCCTGCGGGGAAGTGCCTCAGTGGCGGATCAGCGGCGGCTCAGGGCCGGCCCACCGCCAGCCGAGACGCCGCAAGCTTAGACACCGCCAGCCAAGCTACAGCCGCCAAAGGCCAACCAGGCCCAAAGGCCCACCAGGCCCAAGGCCCAGCCCACGCGTCAGGCCGGGTCCACGCCCTCGATGACCTCGCGCAGCCAGTCGCGCGCATCGCGGAACCGGTTGTCGTCGTGCACCGGCCGGAACTCTGCCGAGACCCTGTCGGCCCGCGGGTACGACCCGAGGAACACGACGTTGGGGCTCGACCGTTTCACCCCGAGCAGGGCGTCGGCGACGCGTTCGTCTTTGATGTGCCCCTCGGCGTCGATGACGAACCGGTACCGGCCCATCCGATCCCCAATGGGGCGCGACGCGAGCAGCGTCAGGTTCACGCCGCGCGTCGCGAACTGCTCAAGCAGGTCGAGCAGCGCGCCGGAACGATCCTCAGGGAGCTCGGCGATAAGCGACGTCTTGTCCGCCCCGGTCGGTTCGCTGACGGGGCCGACCCGGCTGACGAGCACGAAGCGGGTGACCGCGTCGGGGTTCTCAGCGATCCCCTCCGCGAGCACCTCGACGTCGTAGTGGTCCTCGATGCCTGGGGGCGCGATCGCGGCGTCCACCTGCTTCGCAGCGTCGAAGAGATCGGCGGCCGCCTGCACGTTTGAGGTCGCGGGGAGGTGACGATGCTGGGGCCGGGCCTCGTCGAGCCAGGCACGGCACTGGCCGTACGCGACGGGGTGGCCCGCAACCACGGTCACGTCTTCGAGCTTCACGCCAGGCCGGGCGACGAGCACGAACCGTACCGGTACGAGGTACTCGCCAATGATGCGCAGGCCAGGGATCGTCGCCAGCGCGTCCTGCGCAACGGTCACGCCGCCGTCGATGGAGTTCTCGATGGCGATCATCGCCGCATCGCTGACGCCTGTCACGACGTCATTCAGTGCCTCGCCAAGGTTTGAGACGGGCCGCCAGGTCTGGCCCTGAGCCGCCTCGACCTGCTTGAGGGCCGCCTCGGTAAATGTCCCCGCGGGCCCCAGGTAGGAGTAACTGCGCGTGGGTTCCGAGGTGTGTGACATGAGCCCAAGCGTACCGCGCGAACCTAGCCGAGCACCCGCGCGACGAGCGCCTGCGCCGCTGCCTGCACCTCGATGAGGTGGTTCGGCCCCGCGAAGGACTCGGCGTAGATCTTCATGACGTCCTCGGTGCCCGATGGCCTGGCCGCGAACCAGGCGCGCTCGGTGGAGACCTTCAGCCCGCCGATCGCCGCGCCGTTTGAGGCCTCCGTCGCGATCGACGTGATCGGATCGCCGGCGAGCTCAGCGTCCGTCACGTCCGACGCCGCGAGCGCCGAAAGCCGCGCCTTCTGTTCGGCGGTCGCCGGGGCGTCGATGCGCGCGTAGGCGGGCTCGCCGAATCGCTCGACGAGCTGCGCGTAGCGCTCGGAGGGTGACTGCCCGGTGACCGCCTGGATTTCGGCGGCGAGCAGGCACAGCAGGATCCCGTCCTTGTCCGTGCTCCACGGCGTCCCGTCGAACCGCTGGAAGGACGCGCCGGCGCTCTCCTCGCCGCCGAACACGACGCTGCCGTCGGAGAGTCCTGGCACGAACCACTTGAACCCGACGGGCACCTCGTCGAGCCGGCGACCGTGCGCGGCGACGACGCGGTCGATCATGGCCGACGAGACGAGCGTCTTCCCGACGCCCGCCGTCGCGGGCCAATCCGGGCGGTGTTCGAGCAGGTAGTCGATTGCGACCGCGAGGAAGTGGTTCGGGTTCATGAGGCCGCCGTCGCGGGTGAGGATCCCGTGCCTATCGGCGTCCGCATCGTTTCCGGTGACGATAGCGAACTCGTCGCGGTACGGGGCGACCGTCGACATGACCTGTGCGGACGAGGGATCCATCCGGATCTTCCCGTCCCAGTCGAGGTGCAGGAACGCGAACTGCGGGTCCACGCCGGCGCCGAGCACGGTGAGATCGAGCTCGTAGCGGTCGCGGATCGCCGACCAGTAGGCCACGCTCGCGCCGCCGAGGGGATGGGCGGCGACGCGGACGCCTGACTCCCGGATCGCCTTCATATCGATCGCGTTCGCGAGGCCCTCGACGTAGGCGCCGAGGAAGTCGTATGCGCCGGGCGCGACCGGCGCGCTCGGGGGCTGCGGCGCCGCGAGCGCCCACCACTCACCGCTTTCGAGCAGGGCGTTGGCGCGCTGGGCGATCCACCCGGTGGCGTCGGTGTCCGCTGGACCGCCGTGCGGCGGGTTGTACTTGATGCCGCCGTCTCCGGGAGGGTTGTGGCTCGGGGTCACGATGATCCCGTCGGCACGATCAGGATCGTCCGCTGCCCGACCCCGATTGTGTGTGAGGATCGCGTGACTCAGTGCCGGCGTCGGCACGTATGCCTCATCACCCTGCCCGGCGTTCGTCAGCACGTGGACGCCGAGCGTCGTGAGCACCGAGACCGCGGTGTGCTCCGCCGGCGCCGAGAGCGCGTGGGTGTCTGCCCCGATGAACAGTGGCCCGCGGATGCCCTGCGACTCTCGGTACTCGGCAACGGCCGCCGCAATGGCCGTAATGTGGGCCTCGTTGAAGGAGCCGGTGAGCGCGGAGCCGCGATGGCCTGAGGTTCCGAACACGACCCGCTGCGCCGGCACCTCGGGGTCGGGCACGACCTCCGAATAGGCGCGCACGAGCGCATCGACATCGACGAGGTCTTCGGGGCGCGGAAGCAGGCCTGCACGAACATCCATACCCCTAGTGTGCCAGGCTCACGAAGCCACGTCGCGTTCACCTTCACGGAGTAGTCTGAGAGGCATGAGCGAGATCGAGCAAGACCGTCCGGCTATCGAGTGCTGGCTGACAGACATGGACGGCGTGCTCGTGCACGAGAACCGGGCTATCCCGGGCGCCGCCGAGCTCATTGCGCAGTGGACGGCGAACGAGCAGCCCTACCTCGTGCTCACGAACAACTCGATCTTCACGGCCCGCGACCTCTCCGCCCGGCTCGCGGCGAGCGGCATCAAGGTTCCCGAGGAGCGGATCTGGACGAGCGCACTCGCGACCGCCGCGTTCCTGAAGCAGCAGAAGCCGGGTGGCTCGGCGTTTGTGCTGGGTGAGGCAGGGATCCTGACCGCGCTGCACGACGCCGGCTACGTGATGACCGAAACGAACCCCGACTTCGTGGTCGTTGGCGAGACGCGCAACTACTCGTTCGATGCGATCACGAAGGCGATCCGTCTCATCAACAAGGGCGCGCGTTTCATCTCGACGAACCCTGACGCGACCGGGCCGAGCCCGGACGGCGTGCTGCCCGCGACGGGCGCGATCAACGCGCTCATCACGAAGGCGACCGGCATGGAGCCGTACGTCGTCGGCAAGCCGAACCCGATGATGTTCCGCTCCGCGATGAACAAGATCGGAGCCCACTCGCACAACACCGGCATGATCGGCGACCGGATGGACACCGACATCGTCGCGGGCATCGAGGCGGGCCTGCACACGGTGCTCGTGATGACGGGCATCTCGGACAAGGCGGAGATCGAGAAGTTCCCGTTCCGCCCGAACGAGGTGCTCGGCTCGGTCGCGGAGCTGCTCGACTAGCCTCGGCGCTCGGCGCTCGGCGCTCGGCGCTCGGCGCTCAGCGCTACTTGGCTGCCCTGCCCCGGAGCTTGCGCACGAGCATCTGCGTTGCGATGAACGCGAGATACGCGGAGAACGCGATGTTGCCCCAGAGCGGGTCGATCCAGCCGGCAAACATCGAGCCGAACGGCACGCAGACCGACGCGGCGACGCCGATGTAGGCGGCGGCCCGCAGGTCGACGTTGCCGCGCTTGAAGTTGCCGATCGTGCCCGAGAGCGAGCCGGGAATCATCATGAGCAGCGAGGTGCCCTTCGCGATGAGATCGCTCGCGCCGAAGAAGAACATCAGGATCGGCACGACGACAACCCCGCCGCCCACTCCGAGCAGGCCCGACAGGATTCCCGTCACGAAGCCGACGACGACCAGCAGGGCCCCCATGAGCGCGGTCATCGTGATCTGATCGTCGCGCTGCGGCACGACGAACCAGAGGCTCACGATCACGACCGCGAGGAACGCGATGAAGCCCCACTGGATCGCGCTGACGGGCAGCTTCGACAGCAGGTGGCTACCGACCTGCGCGCCCACGACGATGCCGACGGCGAGCAGCGCTGCGGCCAGCCAGTCGACGTTGCCCTGGAGCGCGTAGGTGGTCGCGCCGACGATTGCCGTCGGCAGGATCGCCGCGACCGAGGTGCCCGCCGATAACTTCTGCGGCATGCTCAGCCAGAGCGCGAGCGCGGGCACGATGATCGTGCCGCCGCCGATGCCGAAGAGGCCCGACAGCAGCCCTCCCAGGATGCCGATGGCGATGAGGGGGAGCGCGTGTGGGCGCACGGACACGTCGTTCATTGTCTGAGCTACTTTGCTTGTCGGTAGTGGTCCCGGCGGTGGGCGGAGGCTAGGCGCGGGAAGCCCCGCGCCTCAGGCCGCTACTGCGGGG
Protein-coding regions in this window:
- the serS gene encoding serine--tRNA ligase, whose protein sequence is MIDPVLLRNDPDVVKRSQRARGNDESVVDEALAADAARREARGEFERLRSEQKSVGETVKTAAKEDKPALIAKAQEFAAQVKAAEARAKEADQEFERVASRIENIVIDGVPAGGEDNFVTLRTVGEIPEFDFEPREHLALGELLGAIDMERGAKVSGARFYFLRGVGARLEIALMNMALDLAMRNDFTPLITPTLVKPEIMGGTGFLGEHADEVYHLEDQDLYLTGTSEVALAGYHSDEILDISRGPVRYAGWSTCYRSEAGSHGKDTRGILRVHQFNKLEMFVYTDPANAEAEHDRLVAWQEEMLQALGLSYRVIDVAAGDLGSSAARKFDIEAWVPTQGTFRELTSTSNCTTFQSRRLQTRFRTESGKTAPVATLNGTLATTRWIVAILETHQNADGSVTVPEALRPYLGGLEVLSPVEGT
- a CDS encoding diacylglycerol/lipid kinase family protein; the protein is MSMVPSRTQPHAAVVYHPLKTDVAGLRSAVEAAEAKAGWSSTRWYETEAEDAGLAAAKRAIAHGASVVLGAGGDGTVRAIAEGLRYTEVPLAIVPQGTGNLLARNIGMPLGDLQAAVEAAFFGSGRTIDLGSMTIVRPADEHGASDEEEHAFLVLAGMGLDARAIRATRSKLKKRVGWLAYVDAGVRTMVKDKPLEIQYSMDGSEAKRLTVYTVMIGNCGLLPGGVLLIPDASIDDGLLDVVALRPLGPFSWIRIWNKIGWENGVLRKTKAGRRIIDLVNDTKNVTYVRAREYSLAVEGPEPVQLDGDDFGLAVEVRGQVDPGALIVRVLPGWQRPE
- a CDS encoding PadR family transcriptional regulator, with the protein product MDGTQLLKGVLDAAVLAVVEREDGYGYDVVRRLRDAGLDEVGDASVYGTLRRLYAAGALSTYVVPSDGGPHRKYYSITPSGRELLDEQRGSWRQFSETLSALISPATPSTSPEGAPA
- the pheA gene encoding prephenate dehydratase; this encodes MSHTSEPTRSYSYLGPAGTFTEAALKQVEAAQGQTWRPVSNLGEALNDVVTGVSDAAMIAIENSIDGGVTVAQDALATIPGLRIIGEYLVPVRFVLVARPGVKLEDVTVVAGHPVAYGQCRAWLDEARPQHRHLPATSNVQAAADLFDAAKQVDAAIAPPGIEDHYDVEVLAEGIAENPDAVTRFVLVSRVGPVSEPTGADKTSLIAELPEDRSGALLDLLEQFATRGVNLTLLASRPIGDRMGRYRFVIDAEGHIKDERVADALLGVKRSSPNVVFLGSYPRADRVSAEFRPVHDDNRFRDARDWLREVIEGVDPA
- a CDS encoding alpha-D-glucose phosphate-specific phosphoglucomutase — translated: MDVRAGLLPRPEDLVDVDALVRAYSEVVPDPEVPAQRVVFGTSGHRGSALTGSFNEAHITAIAAAVAEYRESQGIRGPLFIGADTHALSAPAEHTAVSVLTTLGVHVLTNAGQGDEAYVPTPALSHAILTHNRGRAADDPDRADGIIVTPSHNPPGDGGIKYNPPHGGPADTDATGWIAQRANALLESGEWWALAAPQPPSAPVAPGAYDFLGAYVEGLANAIDMKAIRESGVRVAAHPLGGASVAYWSAIRDRYELDLTVLGAGVDPQFAFLHLDWDGKIRMDPSSAQVMSTVAPYRDEFAIVTGNDADADRHGILTRDGGLMNPNHFLAVAIDYLLEHRPDWPATAGVGKTLVSSAMIDRVVAAHGRRLDEVPVGFKWFVPGLSDGSVVFGGEESAGASFQRFDGTPWSTDKDGILLCLLAAEIQAVTGQSPSERYAQLVERFGEPAYARIDAPATAEQKARLSALAASDVTDAELAGDPITSIATEASNGAAIGGLKVSTERAWFAARPSGTEDVMKIYAESFAGPNHLIEVQAAAQALVARVLG
- a CDS encoding HAD-IIA family hydrolase, producing MSEIEQDRPAIECWLTDMDGVLVHENRAIPGAAELIAQWTANEQPYLVLTNNSIFTARDLSARLAASGIKVPEERIWTSALATAAFLKQQKPGGSAFVLGEAGILTALHDAGYVMTETNPDFVVVGETRNYSFDAITKAIRLINKGARFISTNPDATGPSPDGVLPATGAINALITKATGMEPYVVGKPNPMMFRSAMNKIGAHSHNTGMIGDRMDTDIVAGIEAGLHTVLVMTGISDKAEIEKFPFRPNEVLGSVAELLD
- a CDS encoding sulfite exporter TauE/SafE family protein, coding for MNDVSVRPHALPLIAIGILGGLLSGLFGIGGGTIIVPALALWLSMPQKLSAGTSVAAILPTAIVGATTYALQGNVDWLAAALLAVGIVVGAQVGSHLLSKLPVSAIQWGFIAFLAVVIVSLWFVVPQRDDQITMTALMGALLVVVGFVTGILSGLLGVGGGVVVVPILMFFFGASDLIAKGTSLLMMIPGSLSGTIGNFKRGNVDLRAAAYIGVAASVCVPFGSMFAGWIDPLWGNIAFSAYLAFIATQMLVRKLRGRAAK